CTTTCTCCTTTGTGGCTTTCCCGTCCTCTGCCACGATCATGGTGCTGCTCTTTTTGCCGAAGGGAGGATTGGTTAAAACCATATCAAACCGCTCACCCGGATCACTCGCGAGAGAGTCCGCAACCGTCAGCGGTAGATCGTCGCCGCCAATGCCGTGGAGCATCATGTTCATGGCACAAAGCCGGGCAGTGTTTTGGACCAACTCCCATCCGCGCAGGGCCTTTTCTTTCAGGAACTTTTTCTCATCCTTGGTAAGATTGGGATAGTGTTTGATGATATAGTCGTGGGCAGCGAGCAGAAAGCCCCCTGTGCCGCACGCAGGATCGCATATCGTCTCCTTCGGTTTCGGAGCCATGACATCAACCATCGCCTGGATCAGTGGCCTGGGTGTAAAGTACTGGCCTGCTCCTGACTTGGTATCCTGTGCATTTTTTTCAAGCAGGCCCTCATAAGCGTCGCCCTTCACATCCGCGCTCATGGATGACCAGTTTTCCTTGTCGATGAGATCAACGAGAAGCCTTCGGAGCTTCGCAGGGTCCTGAAACTTGTTCTGAGCCTTGGCGAAGATGAGGCCGAGGAGACCTTTCTTGTTGCCCAGTTCTTCGAGCGTATGGCGGTAATGGTCAAAAAGCGCATCGCCGTCCTTTTTCAAGAGGCTTGACCAGTCGTAACCAGAGGGAATAGAGCTTTTCTGGTTGTACGGTGGCTTGGAACGCTCGTCCGCCATCTTGAGGAAAAGCAGATAGGTGAGCTGTTCCACGTAGTCGCCATAGCTCATCCCGTCGTCACGCAGGACGTTGCAATAATTCCAGAGTTTTTGGACAATTGTCGCAGAGCCGTTAGTCATTGCCTTATGCCTTTCGAAGTGACGCAATCAAATGGTATAATAATGTGTGTCAAGAAAGTCATTATTCGAAACCAATCCTTATCTGAAAGTGTCGGAAAAATATCATCAGGCACTTATCACCAATGTGGCCACCTCAACAGCTATTGAGACCGGGGCATCTGTTGAATCTATAGTGCGCAAACTCAAAAAGAGTGAAAACTCGGAAAGAATCATAAAACCACGTCACTCTTCTCGATAATCATCAAGAATAGTTTCTCCATCGGGGCGTAGTTTTTGTCCAGTCCGGCCTGAATCGCTTCGAAATATTCCTTCTTCTTTTCCCCGCTTATCAAGCCGAAATTGAGAAGGGGTAATCCGGCCTGAAGAGGCGACCTGATGCCAAGTTTGTTCTTGAGTACTTGTCCGTTTGACCCCGGTTCGAATTGATCTTCGATTAAATGCGATGTGCGGTAGCGAGGGGCTTTCTTCATTTTGTCTTTCTGGCCTGCGTAGGGGCTTTGTAAAGTCTTTCTGTAAAGCCGCCTTCGGTGAGAAACTGCTGCTCTAATCGCTGTAGCTGCCGTCCAAGAAGGTAACTGGCCTGGTTGATCAGGCAAATTAATGTGTTCGCCGCAACCTCAGCAGAGGCTGTTCTCAAAGAATAGGGGTCAGACCTGTCCGACGCGTCAGACTTGTACGACGAATACTTTCTTCTCACCGCAAGGGCCTCTGGAGAATCCTTCGTCCAGAGGCGCAAACCCTTCTGCCGAAGAAAGGCCTGATA
The sequence above is a segment of the Thermodesulfovibrionales bacterium genome. Coding sequences within it:
- a CDS encoding class I SAM-dependent DNA methyltransferase — encoded protein: MTNGSATIVQKLWNYCNVLRDDGMSYGDYVEQLTYLLFLKMADERSKPPYNQKSSIPSGYDWSSLLKKDGDALFDHYRHTLEELGNKKGLLGLIFAKAQNKFQDPAKLRRLLVDLIDKENWSSMSADVKGDAYEGLLEKNAQDTKSGAGQYFTPRPLIQAMVDVMAPKPKETICDPACGTGGFLLAAHDYIIKHYPNLTKDEKKFLKEKALRGWELVQNTARLCAMNMMLHGIGGDDLPLTVADSLASDPGERFDMVLTNPPFGKKSSTMIVAEDGKATKEKETIERDDFWATTSNKQLNFVQHIKTLLRQNGKAAMVIPDNVLFEGGAGETVRRKLLHECEVHTLLRLPTGLFYAQGVKANVIFFDKKPASETPWTKKLWIYDFRTNKDFTLKTNPLKCEDLDEFLKCFNPENRQHRKATWSEKNADGRWRSYEYEELINRDKASLDIFWLKDQSLEDSENLPDPGVISREIVDDLEAVLEQFKLIAEDLGEE